Proteins from a single region of Bdellovibrio bacteriovorus HD100:
- a CDS encoding exodeoxyribonuclease VII small subunit: protein MDFEKKLGRLEEIVQKMEKGDLALEESLKLFEEGVKLSRECHQRLNEAESKVKLLMSVGADGQPVTTDFTSEEN, encoded by the coding sequence ATGGATTTTGAGAAGAAACTAGGCCGTCTTGAAGAGATCGTGCAAAAGATGGAAAAAGGCGATCTGGCTTTGGAAGAGTCTTTGAAGCTGTTCGAGGAAGGTGTGAAGCTTTCCCGCGAATGCCATCAGCGTCTGAATGAAGCTGAATCCAAAGTGAAACTGTTGATGTCTGTGGGAGCTGACGGCCAGCCGGTGACCACTGATTTCACTTCAGAGGAGAACTAA
- a CDS encoding polyprenyl synthetase family protein: MDLAIQIDQEIAARTQAVNQFVEKYLSDMELPAGSAISELRKSMLYSATNGGKRFRPVLSLLVGELFGAGKERILPFAAAVEMIHTYSLIHDDLPCMDNDDMRRGKPTNHKVFGEDFALLAGDALLTEAFMLIAENYGDNSFLVGHLTRLLSSAAGIRGMVGGQAIDLRAGDKQMSLEELTHLHRLKTGALIRVAVEGAAVIAGAKPTEIESLKKFGEGLGLAFQVADDVLDHGEKGQDLRSFTGILGLEGTKTYLKDVSASTLAELHKVSADAPLLEYLISFNQNRQV; this comes from the coding sequence TTGGATCTCGCAATTCAGATTGATCAGGAAATCGCCGCGCGCACCCAGGCTGTGAACCAGTTTGTGGAAAAATATCTGTCTGACATGGAGCTACCAGCAGGCAGCGCCATTTCTGAGTTGCGAAAGTCCATGCTTTATTCCGCCACCAATGGCGGGAAACGTTTCCGTCCGGTTCTGTCCTTGCTGGTCGGTGAGTTGTTCGGTGCTGGTAAAGAGCGCATCTTGCCTTTCGCCGCTGCCGTGGAAATGATTCATACGTACTCTTTGATTCATGATGATCTGCCATGCATGGATAACGATGACATGCGCCGCGGGAAGCCCACCAATCACAAAGTGTTCGGTGAAGACTTTGCGTTGCTGGCCGGGGACGCTCTTTTGACTGAAGCTTTCATGCTGATTGCGGAAAACTATGGGGATAACAGCTTCCTGGTGGGTCACCTGACAAGGCTGTTATCTTCGGCGGCAGGAATTCGAGGCATGGTCGGTGGTCAGGCGATTGACCTGCGTGCTGGTGACAAACAAATGTCACTGGAAGAACTGACCCATCTGCATCGTCTTAAAACCGGTGCGTTGATTCGTGTGGCGGTTGAGGGTGCGGCTGTGATTGCCGGGGCAAAGCCGACTGAAATTGAAAGTCTTAAAAAATTCGGCGAAGGCCTGGGCCTTGCTTTCCAAGTGGCCGACGATGTTCTGGATCACGGCGAAAAAGGTCAGGATCTTCGCAGCTTCACCGGTATCCTGGGTCTTGAGGGCACAAAGACCTATTTGAAGGATGTCAGTGCTTCGACTTTGGCGGAACTGCACAAGGTGTCTGCCGATGCTCCGCTTTTGGAGTATCTGATCAGCTTTAATCAAAACCGTCAGGTGTAA